Proteins from one Salvelinus sp. IW2-2015 unplaced genomic scaffold, ASM291031v2 Un_scaffold5405, whole genome shotgun sequence genomic window:
- the LOC112078220 gene encoding trace amine-associated receptor 13c-like gives MEKKEDVLYCFQDRNSSCRKALLSTSTYITLYIFFSLISAVTVFLNVLVIISISHFKQLHTPTNLLILSLAVSDLLVGLVVIPVMTVAIMEPCWGFGEYFCVFHAYIACLCTSLSLGNLVLISIDRYVAVCDPLLYHSKITITRIMCCISITWCCCIIYRAANIKNIANVQVPSRCLKECFIVEGSIWGNIIDLLFTMVVPCSIIITIYMKIFVVARSQARKVFSKEAVSVSGVKTVQANKSERKAAKTLAIVVFNYFICWIPTLFILLFLSFLSDNLSVFIRFLPLVNSLINPIIYAFFYPWFKVTAKHILTLKFL, from the coding sequence ATGGAGAAAAAGGAAGATGTTCTTTACTGTTTTCAAGACAGAAACTCTTCTTGCAGAAAGGCTTTGCTATCGACATCTACCTACATAACACTGTACATCTTCTTTTCATTGATTTCAGCGGTTACAGTATTTTTGAACGTACTGGtgatcatctccatctctcacttcaagcagctccacactccaaccaacctgctcatcctctctctggctgtgtcagaTCTCCTGGTGGGAYTGGTTGTGATACCAGTAATGACTGTAGCAATAATGGAACCATGCTGGGGTTTTGGggaatatttctgtgtgtttcatgCCTACATTGCTTGTTTATGTACTTCTTTATCTCTGGGCAATTTGGTCTTGATATCTATTGACCgctatgttgctgtgtgtgatcccttattgtaccactctaaaataacaataacaagaatTATGTGTTGTATATCCATTACCTGGTGTTGTTGTATCATATACCGTGCTGCTAATATAAAAAACATTGCAAATGTACAGGTACCCAGTAGGTGTTTGAAAGAATGTTTTATTGTTGAAGGGTCAATCTGGGGTAATATAATTGACCTTCTATTTACAATGGTTGTCCCGTGCTCTATTATTATAACTATTTATATGAAAATCTTTGTGGTGGCCAGATCACAGGCCAGAAAGGTATTTTCTAAAGAGGCTGTCAGTGTGTCTGGTGTTAAAACTGTACAGGCAAATAAGTCTGAGAGAAAAGCAGCAAAAACTCTAGCTATTGTTGTTTTCAACTATTTCATTTGTTGGATTCCAAcactatttatattattatttttgtcttttttaaGTGACAATTTATCAGTATTCATCCGTTTTCTGCCACTTGTTAATTCCTTAATAAATCCAATAATTTATGCTTTCTTTTATCCATGGTTCAAAGTGACAGCTAAACATATTTTAACTCTGAAGTTCCTATAA